In Desulfovibrio sp. 86, the following proteins share a genomic window:
- the flgB gene encoding flagellar basal body rod protein FlgB — translation MKSLFSSQVGLVGTVMNMQLQRQNVIAGNLSNIDTPNYKPRELSFEKELQTALGQNMEGQMSRTSEEHIPSTFDPASFRPEWSEAFKPRLIHGEDRVNLDKEMAKHAKNQLQFTALAQVLTKTFEGVNNVIQDGKQA, via the coding sequence ATGAAAAGTTTGTTCAGCAGTCAGGTCGGCCTGGTCGGCACGGTCATGAACATGCAGCTTCAAAGGCAGAATGTCATTGCCGGCAACTTGTCCAACATTGACACCCCCAACTACAAGCCGCGTGAACTGAGCTTTGAAAAAGAGCTTCAGACCGCTCTCGGGCAGAATATGGAAGGGCAGATGAGCCGTACCAGCGAGGAGCACATTCCCTCGACCTTTGATCCTGCATCCTTCAGGCCCGAGTGGTCGGAGGCTTTCAAGCCCAGACTTATTCACGGTGAAGACCGCGTGAACCTTGATAAGGAAATGGCCAAGCACGCCAAGAACCAGTTACAGTTTACGGCCCTGGCCCAAGTTCTGACAAAAACGTTTGAAGGCGTGAATAACGTCATACAGGACGGCAAGCAGGCCTAG
- the flgC gene encoding flagellar basal body rod protein FlgC → MDFMTAFDISASGLAADRTRINTISMNLANAKTTRTPLGGPYRRRTVVQQTADVDDPFSVHMQSALDRSVKGVRVMAVTMDNRPFKRVYEPGNPDANAEGYVMYPDINVVEEMANLMTAQRNYEANVTTVDAVKGMYVKALEIGK, encoded by the coding sequence ATGGATTTCATGACAGCATTTGACATAAGCGCATCGGGCCTTGCGGCCGACCGTACGCGCATCAATACCATTTCAATGAACCTGGCCAATGCCAAGACCACGCGCACGCCCCTGGGCGGTCCTTACCGCAGGCGTACCGTTGTGCAGCAGACGGCTGATGTGGACGATCCCTTTTCCGTCCACATGCAGTCGGCCCTCGACCGCTCGGTCAAGGGGGTGCGCGTCATGGCCGTGACGATGGACAACCGCCCCTTCAAGCGCGTGTATGAGCCGGGCAACCCCGACGCCAATGCCGAGGGGTACGTGATGTACCCCGACATCAACGTGGTGGAGGAAATGGCCAACCTCATGACGGCCCAGCGCAATTATGAAGCCAACGTCACCACAGTGGACGCCGTCAAGGGCATGTACGTCAAGGCTCTTGAAATCGGGAAATAA
- the fliE gene encoding flagellar hook-basal body complex protein FliE encodes MSIQATGMRAYSEAIQHFSKVSSSLQQGSAVGGQTLFSRTLDQSLARSQVDTGENFGAQVDKMQFPGKASTPVMPENSFTGTLKDSLNKVSQLQNVKDKAIDDFASGRTQNVQELMITMQKSSLAMKLTTAVRGKVLEAYKEISKMQF; translated from the coding sequence ATGAGCATTCAGGCAACGGGCATGCGCGCCTATAGCGAAGCCATACAGCATTTCAGCAAGGTTTCAAGCAGCTTGCAGCAAGGGTCGGCGGTCGGCGGGCAGACGCTTTTTTCCCGCACTCTGGATCAGAGCCTTGCCCGCAGCCAGGTGGATACCGGTGAAAACTTTGGCGCACAGGTGGACAAGATGCAGTTCCCCGGCAAGGCTTCAACGCCGGTGATGCCCGAAAACAGCTTTACGGGAACGCTCAAAGACTCGCTCAACAAGGTCAGTCAGTTGCAGAACGTGAAGGATAAAGCCATCGACGACTTCGCTTCCGGCCGTACGCAAAACGTGCAGGAACTCATGATCACCATGCAGAAGTCCAGTCTTGCCATGAAGCTGACCACCGCTGTGCGCGGCAAGGTTCTGGAAGCGTATAAAGAAATTTCAAAGATGCAGTTCTAG
- the fliF gene encoding flagellar basal-body MS-ring/collar protein FliF, translated as MPAFIQQFVNALAAIWAKMSPLQRIASVGGAVGLLAAVIGMSIWLTRPEYKVLYSNLGPEDASVVIKTLQGDKVAYRITDNGATIMVPQEVVYDQRIKIAGEGGLVGQGIGFEIFDKVKVGQTDFVQKINYSRALQGELARTISQFPGVESARVHLVIPRRSLFIEERQSPSASVVLKLSRANLKIDQKEINAILNMMLMSVEGLDRAHVSITDTSGKVLYQPEEDSLAGITTTQMEYRQTVQRNLERRIEEMLQPLFGSGRVIAKVNADMDFSQKTIRRELFDPEKTAVRSEYRQEESQQGRANLEAGAPDVNFRGDGITGSVSDQSGTRESRTTNYEINKEEQQIVSNVGELRRLTVAVLIDGTYVKTDGTWTFMPRKSEELERVRQLVHNAVGLDTARGDALEVSSAPFTDSEPPKDPNFADMLADYAERLGKPLLNALLAFLFLMLIVRPVVLALIRPKVEAGEMVEGLEGLPAAEEQLALYEALEEAARTEDESSMGDADDEDDMMFKDIEALKAHIFSLSDNHMEQVVSLVRGWMKRDETVKA; from the coding sequence ATGCCTGCATTCATTCAACAATTCGTCAACGCCCTTGCGGCTATATGGGCCAAGATGAGCCCACTGCAACGCATTGCTTCCGTTGGCGGGGCTGTCGGGCTGCTGGCTGCGGTCATTGGTATGTCCATCTGGCTGACCCGCCCAGAATACAAGGTTCTTTATTCCAACCTTGGCCCGGAAGACGCCAGCGTGGTCATCAAGACCCTGCAGGGCGACAAGGTGGCCTACCGCATCACCGACAACGGCGCCACCATCATGGTGCCGCAGGAAGTGGTTTACGACCAGCGCATCAAGATAGCTGGCGAAGGCGGCCTGGTGGGGCAGGGCATAGGTTTTGAAATTTTTGACAAGGTCAAGGTCGGGCAGACCGACTTTGTGCAGAAGATCAACTACTCACGTGCGCTCCAGGGGGAACTGGCCCGCACCATCAGCCAGTTTCCTGGTGTTGAAAGCGCCCGCGTGCACCTGGTCATCCCGCGCCGCAGCCTTTTTATCGAAGAGCGCCAGTCTCCTTCGGCCTCGGTGGTTCTCAAGCTTAGCCGGGCCAACCTCAAGATCGACCAGAAAGAAATCAACGCCATTCTCAACATGATGCTCATGTCCGTTGAAGGGCTGGACAGAGCCCATGTTTCCATCACCGACACCAGCGGCAAGGTTCTTTACCAGCCGGAAGAAGACAGCCTGGCGGGCATCACCACCACCCAGATGGAATACCGCCAGACCGTGCAGCGCAACCTTGAACGCCGCATTGAAGAAATGCTGCAGCCCCTTTTCGGCTCTGGCCGCGTCATCGCCAAGGTCAATGCCGATATGGATTTCAGCCAGAAGACCATACGCCGCGAACTTTTTGATCCTGAAAAAACAGCGGTTCGCAGCGAATACCGTCAGGAAGAAAGCCAGCAGGGCCGCGCCAACCTTGAAGCGGGCGCGCCGGATGTAAATTTTCGTGGCGACGGCATCACCGGTTCGGTTTCAGACCAGAGCGGCACACGTGAATCACGCACCACCAACTATGAAATCAACAAGGAAGAACAGCAGATTGTTTCAAATGTGGGTGAATTGCGTCGTTTGACGGTTGCAGTCCTCATTGATGGCACGTATGTAAAGACCGATGGCACCTGGACCTTTATGCCGCGCAAGAGCGAAGAGCTTGAGCGGGTACGCCAGTTGGTGCACAACGCTGTGGGTCTGGACACGGCCCGGGGCGATGCCTTGGAGGTCAGTTCCGCGCCCTTTACCGACTCGGAGCCGCCCAAGGACCCCAACTTCGCCGACATGCTGGCCGACTACGCCGAGCGCCTGGGCAAGCCCCTGCTCAACGCGCTGCTGGCGTTCCTGTTCCTGATGCTCATCGTGCGGCCTGTGGTGCTGGCGCTTATCCGCCCCAAGGTCGAAGCGGGCGAAATGGTCGAAGGTCTGGAAGGTCTGCCTGCCGCCGAAGAGCAGCTTGCTCTCTATGAGGCGCTGGAAGAGGCCGCCAGAACTGAAGACGAATCGTCGATGGGCGATGCGGATGACGAGGACGATATGATGTTCA